The sequence below is a genomic window from Corythoichthys intestinalis isolate RoL2023-P3 chromosome 4, ASM3026506v1, whole genome shotgun sequence.
acccatattccaaacccaataggaaatcgggtattttggatcgaatgtgaaatttttatcaattagcagggtgcacatttgagaccttgtcacagagggagttagttgggtcatcttcaaaattggtgagactatccaggagacataggagatctaaaattttcaaaatggtgcgttttcattcatgggtctgacctgggcgtggtgccaaagtcggccatttttttggcaaaatgacaaattcagtaaaagactaatagctccttgacacaacgttcaatctttttcatatctggcatgtatgtgcgggatcccacccttaacacgagtgcattgaaacattacccattaggcctagcgccccctagtgggaacaggtaatgcctttttttactaaacaggctcctcctccaaggaaaaaaaatatattcacctgaaacctgcatcacgggagccataagacatgtgttcaggtgcctgatgaaaaatactgaggtttgtttgaagcagaagagtccacaggagaagtgaaaatgactgaagccatttcgtctcaccacaagttttgaacagtcataacttctacaacatatctgcgccaaacatctcgtgcttgttgagtgatactctgaagggtcctgttggggtcatttgcatcaaccctacagcgtcaACTAGTGgctatagaaagtcactcatttttctaatatatgtccagttcttttcaggttggtcattgtagtttcaagaccttttgaaatacttattttacagcccatgtccacatgtctctgtctgttgccgtgacgaccctttattcgctcctttttgtagtactctctccaataggggtttttatctcttaggtgtgtgaatgtaaagaggcgacttttgagcatgttaggttctaatgagatgtaaTAGAGgaagatctgccaccaccctgacctgcacactgtccgagttgcgctagattgcgagggcccgttcagtctttcttgcaggcctagttcttTATTGTGTTACCATTACCAGTAGTAAGTGTTTGTGACCGTGACTGGCGAACCAAAACCACCTTTTTCAGGATTATTTTTAGGATTTGCGCGTGCTCACAAGTAGTACCCTTCTGTCAAACCTACACGGGACCCATTCCAGAACTGATGGAGATTTTACATATTACCCTTCAAACTTTCAAATTAAGAGAAACGAATGCTTGAAAATTCCAAATGACTAGTGCACCCCCTAAAAGGCTATGCTAAAACATTTCAAATGAAATTGaaattgtgtaccgtcttcagaagaggcttcctcctggggtgacagccatgcacaccaatttgatgtagagtgcggcgtatgttctgagcactaacaggctgaccccccacctcttcaatctctgcagcaatgctgacagcactcctgtaatgagtcacatgacattttggagggaaagtgacaagcagtactcaatttggacatttagggatgtacatagtttcaatgggatgtactcacttttgttgccaggggtttagatattaattaatattttgagttattttgagaggaaaataaattaactcttgtttaaagttgcacacagactacttttcattgtgtcaaagtggcattttgttagtgttgtctcctgaaaagatacacttaaatatctgctgaaatgtgaggggtgtattcacttttgtgatacactgtatctcaAGACCATCATGGTATTCTAagagaaattttgtttatttcattaaatctatctatatatttttaaatgtgattGTTATGTTCCTGGTTTTATCTTGCTCGAGTCCCAAAAATCTTGGTCTCTGGGTTTCTGACCCTGGCAAGTCTACAGTAGGTATCAGATAGTGTCACTCGCAAGTATTCATGTTTACACTAATTTTGCCTGTTACTGTCACTTTCTTACAGGGTTATTGTTTTGGAAAATCTGGAGAGATCCTAACGTTAAAACTAAGACATGCAGCTTTCAAGGCTTTGATGAGGCAGGTAAGTGGAATCAGAAATTGTTAAGTCTTTCCACTATACAATTTTTTCAAGTCTGGCATTTCTTGTAGGAACTTGGTTGGTTTGATGACCACAAAAACACTGTTGGAACGCTAACAACAAGACTGGCTGCAGATGCTGCTCAAGTGCAGggggtaatgaattttttaatccCTTGCCCAACAATACACACACTCATAGTACACGCAGCAGCGTTCTTTTACTAATTAATCTTTCACCTCTACTCAGATTACGGGAGTACGCCTGGCCACATTAGTGCAGAATACTGCCAACTTGGGCATTGGTGTGATTCTGGCCTTTGTGTATGGCTGGGAGCTGACCTTGCTAATGCTGGGGTTGGTACCAATCCTGGCTGTGGCTGGAAAAACAGAGATGGAGTTGCTTGCTGGCCAAGCCGTTAAAGACAAGAAGGAGTTGGAGAAGGCTGGACAGGTGGGCATTTGTCAAATGACCTACTTTGCCATCAGTCTGCCAAAGTACAACCCCTTGTGCTGTATACTGTTCATGGTGTATCTCCTCAGATTGTTACAGAAGCCATTGAAAACATCCGTACAGTTGCATCTCTGACGAGGGAACCAAAGTTTGAGTCTTTGTTCGACAATACTATACTAGTTCCATACAGGTATGCGATGGCCAGCTTCGCCTGTCAATAAACTGTTGACTTCCATTGTGCTACTTTTTATGCTTTTACGTATCTTTGCAGAAATGCCAAGAAAAAGTCTCATGTGCAGGGTTTAGCCTTCTCGTTCTCCCAAGCTATGATCTATTTTACTTATGCTATATGTTTCTGGTTTGGAGCTTGGCTCGTTGACCAAGGACGAATGGATGTTGAAGGAGTATATGTGTAAGTAACATTTCATCCTTAttatttctatatatatatatatatatatatattttttttttgtattatttcctatttcgcttgtctttatttttacgttatattaattttaatgtgatttttatgatcttcatgtgaagcactttgaattgccttgtgttgaattgtgctacagtgccttgcaaaagtattcagcccccttgaaccttgcaacctttcgccacatttcaggcttcaaacataaagatataaaattttaattttttgtcaagaatcaacaacaagtgggacacaatcgtgaagtggaacaaaatttattggataatttaaacttttttaacaaataaaaaactgaaaagtggggcgtgcaatattatttggcccccttgcgttaatactttgtagcgccaccttttgctccaattacagctgcaagccgcttgtggtatgtttctatcagttttgcacatcgagagactgacattcttgcccattcttccttgcaaaacagctcgagctcagtgaggttggatggagagtgtttgtgaacagcagtcttcagctctttccacagattctcgattggattcaggtctggactttgacttggtcattctaacacctggatacgtttatttttgaaccattccattgtagatttggctttatgttttggatcattgtcctgttggaagataaatctccgtcccagtctcaggtcttgtgcagataccaacaggttttcttccagaatgttcctgtatttggctgcatccatcttcccgtcaattttaaccatcttccctgtccctgctgaagaaaagcaggcccaaaccatgatgctgccaccaccatgtttgacagtggggatggtgtgttcagggtgatgagctgtgttgcttttacgccaaacatatcgttttgcattgtggccaaaacgttcaattttggtttcatctgaccagagcaccttcttccacatgtttggtgtgtctcccaggtggcttgtggcaaactttaaacgagactttttatggatatctttgagaaatggctttcttcttgccactcttccataaaggccagatttgtgcagtgtacgactgattgttgtcctatggacagactctcccacctcagctgtagatctctgcagttcatccagagtgatcatgggcctcttggctgcatctctgatcagttttctccttgttcaaGAAGAAAgtctggaaggacggccgggtcttggtagatttgcagtggtctgatgctccttccatttcaatatgatggcttgcacagtgctcaatgagatgtttaaagcttgggaaatctttttgtatccaaatccggctttaaacttctccacaacagtatctcggacctgcctggtgtgttccttggttttcataatgctctctgcacttaaaacagaaccctgagactatcacagagcaggtgcatttatacggagacttgattacactcaggtggattctatttatcatcatcggtcatttaggacaacattggatcattcagagatcctcactgaacttctggagtgagtttgctgcactgaaagtaaaggggccgaataatattgcatgccccacttttcagttttttatttgttaaaaaagtttaaattatccaataaatgttgttccacttcacgattgtgtcccacttgttgttgattcttggcaaaaaaattaaatttcatatctttatgtttgaagcctgaaatgtggcgaaaggttgcaagattcaagggggccgaatacttttgcaaggcactgtatataaataaatttgccttgccttgccttgcctattaagattatcatgggcattactgaatgcttattaaAGACATCTTTTATAAGCATTCTTTACtgctcataacagtgtcatgtcatcattatgattgtcttatgactgtcttatgacgcgACTGTCagctaaagtgttaccaaataacataattagcaattaatgaaacaactggaacagtaactgaagaaataattggaatagaacataatttttgattgttattacatctatagtgctgcaatgcatgctaggtaacatgttggatgacaacattgttgacagcaggtggcagcagtggttgacttgtctcccccaagggagcagtgatggccaaatgaagcttcttgaagcaatggagctttgcagccaattggttcaaagcttcatggtggttcatttggtcttaaaaAAGTGTTATaatgctactgtcaaataacgtgttaccgattaatatcttttggggtaattatctcataatacagtgaggacagctgcagcttatagtcgggtacgccttatagtccaaaaattacggtaattctcATAAGCACGATAGAAGCTAACGATTTTTTTATCCTCAGAGTGATCATGGCAATTACGTACGGTTCCATGGCTGCCGGAGAAGCCAATTCCTTCGCGCCGAACTATGCAAATGCCAAAGTATCAGCTGGTCAAATTATGATGCTACTGAACAGAGTGCCTGCTATTGATAATCTCTCACATGAGGGAGAATCATTGGTAAGCAGAAAGACATCTCTTACAACTCCCTTCCAGTGCTATAAGTTTGATCTATTTTCTCCCTGAAAATTCCAGGATACATTTGatggtaatgtgcactttgagggTGTTAAGTTTAACTACCCCTCACGCCCCAATGTACCTGTCCTTCGAGGGCTGAAATTGAAGGTAAGCAAGGGTGAGACACTGGCCCTGGTAGGACGCAGCGGCTGTGGTAAAAGCACTGCTATACAACTTCTGGAGAGGTTCTACGATGCCACGCAAGGAAACGTGGTGAGATGACCGTTAACACTTATTGTCCATTTAAATGTACTGAAATGCACTAATGAAACCCAATAACCTAATAGctaaatgtgtttttgtgtcttttttgcgtaattcattcattcattcattttccgagccacTTATCCTCAGGAGGGTgacggggtgctggagccaatcccagctaaatatgggcagtaggcggggtacaccctgaatcggttgccagtcaattgcagggcacaaggagacgaacaaccattcactcacacactcatacctagggacaatttagagtgttcgatcagcccaccatgcatgttttggggatgtggggggaaaccggagtacccggagaaaccGCAGGCTCAGGGAGAACACGCAAACTTCTTCATAATTTATATTATGTTTAATTATTGTACAATCTACCCTACTTGTTTTCTGAAAAATTAATGAGACCTGGTCCAAAGACTAGATTACAACCTCATTTTTTAGATTTAATATTTGGTATCTGATACCTCTAAACGAGAAGCCCTCACCTTTCTTTATATGTGACTTCAATTatctataagttgcatttttgttgtttatcttcCAGTTGATTGATTCTAAGAGTGTGAAAGAGCTGAACATCCAGTGGCTTAGGTCTCAGATAGGCATTGTGTCGCAGGAGCCTGTACTCTTTGACTGCAGTTTAGCTGATAATATTGCCTATGGAGACAACAGTCGGACTGTTACTATGGAGGAGATTAAGGCAGCTGCTGAAGCGGCCAACATTCACAGCTTCATAGAAAATTTGCCAAAGGTAGTCACATTTTTTACTtattacatatacatacatacgtacatacatatttttgtatctagCAATAATTACCTGTATTTTTCgggctataagtcgcagttttttttcatagtttggctgggggtgcgacttatactcaggagcgacttatgtgtgaaattattaacacgttattatatcatttcacatgttattttggtgttttggagtgacactgatggtttggtaaacttgttagcatgttctttatgctatagttatctgaataactcttaatagctatgttacattaacataccggacACGTTcacattctgcctttggcaatgtgtgttcgattgtattattgactgttTTATATTCAATGCTtgctttagtttgtggcgctttcatgcccaagtgggggcgcactcgcacttcttTACGCGAAGAAAAGCACTcagacgccagaagaagactgacagctacgcagctctgagcgagtgggcgagttagtgagagagagaaaaacacggctgtgaacctacgtacattgtttatgcttgtaaaatatctctaccgaggcaacgcctgtgtgtatcatcttttctgttgttgttgtgtgatttccacccgcgatcggacacttagagccagttgtgtggttgtttgaacgatgtgctaatgcttgcgaacgcatgctaaccgttagtGTCATTGCtataatagcagctaattattatatatttacgttgatgcgaccctgtttggtatcgaggacgaaattggtttgtattatttctatttttaatttcactctgcaaatgatggtgtcataacgacggccaaaataaagtcagcaaattatacggacgtccagtatCGTCATTTGggcgtttagctcgctgtattacCACGACcgggccgtagcgtcctggtgaggacagtacattcaaattttgttgttcatcaattatgtaacattatcatattgTACACGTATTcatcatgttgttctctattgtatttttattttaaattgcctttcaagatgacatatctgttcaatGTGTTGGAATTTATCAAGTAATTTTcctccaaaaatgcgacttatactccggtgcgacctatatatgtttttttcctcttcgttgggtattttatggctggtgcgacttatacgcaggtgcgacttatagtccgaaaaatacggtatttgaaTCTAGacttatgtacagtggtatgaaaagtatctgaaccttttttgaatttcccacatttctgcataaaatcaccatcaaatgtgatctgctctttgtcaaaatcacacagatgaaaaacagtgtctgctttaactaaaaccacccaaacatttagatgtttttaatattttaatgaggatagtatgcaaacaatgacagaagggggaa
It includes:
- the LOC130914525 gene encoding ATP-dependent translocase ABCB1-like isoform X2 → MFFQVRLGRTTIIVAHRLSTVRNADIIAGIQSGEVIELGTHSQLMEKQGVYHTLVNTQTFQKYKDDEQWNSQQNEKNSSDKDFDDSSLKMTKFAIGYSSADLEGSKEEKEKLVDAQDKTEEDENVAPMTLLQIMRYNLSEWPYILMGIIFAAINGLLNPMFAVLLSKFIVVMAEVDEEIIRKKAEFICIMFAMIGVVIFFTMFLQGYCFGKSGEILTLKLRHAAFKALMRQELGWFDDHKNTVGTLTTRLAADAAQVQGITGVRLATLVQNTANLGIGVILAFVYGWELTLLMLGLVPILAVAGKTEMELLAGQAVKDKKELEKAGQIVTEAIENIRTVASLTREPKFESLFDNTILVPYRNAKKKSHVQGLAFSFSQAMIYFTYAICFWFGAWLVDQGRMDVEGVYVVIMAITYGSMAAGEANSFAPNYANAKVSAGQIMMLLNRVPAIDNLSHEGESLDTFDGNVHFEGVKFNYPSRPNVPVLRGLKLKVSKGETLALVGRSGCGKSTAIQLLERFYDATQGNVLIDSKSVKELNIQWLRSQIGIVSQEPVLFDCSLADNIAYGDNSRTVTMEEIKAAAEAANIHSFIENLPKKYDTQAGDKGTQLSGGQKQRIAIARAMIRNPKLLLLDEATSALDTESEKVVQEALDKARQGRTCIVVAHRLSTIKNADRIAVFQGGMVVEQGTHQQLLAKKGVYHMLVTTQIGHGREVED